A single Perca flavescens isolate YP-PL-M2 chromosome 2, PFLA_1.0, whole genome shotgun sequence DNA region contains:
- the LOC114568352 gene encoding LOW QUALITY PROTEIN: actin-related protein 2-B-like (The sequence of the model RefSeq protein was modified relative to this genomic sequence to represent the inferred CDS: inserted 1 base in 1 codon) has translation MDSQGKKVVVCDNGTGFVKCGYAGSNFPEHIFPALVGRPIIRSTAKVGNIEIKDLMVGDEASELRSMLEVNYPMENGIVRNWDDMKHLWDYTFGPQKLNIDSRDCKILLTEPPMNPTKNREKIIEVMFETYQFTGVYIAIQAVLTLYAQRLLTGVVVDSGDGVTHXLSVYEGFSLPHLTRRLDIAGRDITRYLIKLLLLRGYAFNHSADFETV, from the exons ATGGACAGTCAAGGGAAGAAAGTCGTGGTTTGTGACAATGGAACCGGG TTTGTCAAGTGCGGCTATGCAGGCTCCAACTTCCCCGAACACATCTTCCCAGCGCTGGTTGGCCGGCCAATCATCCGCTCCACCGCCAAAGTTGGAAACATTGAAATTAAG GACCTGATGGTGGGGGACGAGGCCAGCGAGCTGCGCTCCATGCTGGAGGTGAACTACCCGATGGAGAACGGCATCGTCAGGAACTGGGACGACATGAAGCACCTGTGGGACTACACCTTCGGCCCGCAGAAACTCAACATCGACTCGCGCGACTGCAAGATCCTCCTGACGGAGCCGCCCATGAACCCCACCAAGAACAGAGAGAAGATCATAGAG GTGATGTTTGAGACGTACCAGTTTACAGGAGTTTACATCGCCATCCAGGCCGTGCTGACCCTCTACGCTCAAA GACTGCTGACCGGTGTGGTGGTCGACTCCGGCGACGGCGTCACTC ATCTGTCGGTGTACGAAGGTTTCTCGCTGCCACACCTGACCCGACGCCTTGACATCGCAGGGAGGGACATCACGCGCTACCTCATCAAG ctgctgctgctgcgagGCTACGCCTTCAACCATTCGGCGGACTTTGAGACG